One Nicotiana tomentosiformis chromosome 4, ASM39032v3, whole genome shotgun sequence genomic window carries:
- the LOC138910014 gene encoding uncharacterized protein, with product MLVYGTEAVMRAEVKILSLRVIQEAKLDDAKWIRVRQEKLMLIDEKGMGAVCHGQLYQNRMSNVFNKRVKPRQFIPGQLVLKKIFPHQEEDKGKFSPKWQGPYVVH from the coding sequence ATGTTAGTATATGGCACTGAAGCTGTAATGCGTGCAGAGGTCAAGATACTATCTTTAAGAGTCATTCAAGAGGCTAAGTTAGACGATGCAAAATGGATACGGGTCAGGCAAGAGaaactcatgctcattgacgaGAAGGGAATGGGTGCAGTATGCCATGGTCAGTTGTATCAAAATAGGATGAGCAATGTATTCAACAAAAGGGTGAAACCTCGCCAGTTTATACCGGGGCagttggttttgaagaaaatattcccTCATCAAGAAGAAGACAAAGGAAAGTTTTCACCAAAGTGGCAGGGTCCTTACGTGGTCCACTGA
- the LOC138910016 gene encoding uncharacterized protein has translation MAVDMNVKEISVIGDSDLLIHQVQGEWTNKNGKILPYLHCHPDKNYIDPIEIEIRDQHAYFFHVDEEPDGKPWYYDVKRFLESREYPENATNCQKRALRRLSNHFFLNGEVLYKRTPDLGLLRCVDTTEATRLLEEIHAGTWDPI, from the exons ATGGCTGTCGACATGAATGTCAAAGAGATTTCGGTCATAGGGGACTCTGATCTATTGATACAtcaagttcaaggagaatggactAACAAGAACGGCAAGATCCTTCCATACCTTCATTGT CATCCAGATAAGAATTACATCGACCCTATCGAGATAGAGATCAGGGATCAACATGCATATTTTTTTCATGTAGACGAAGAACCAGATGGTAAGCCATGGTACTACGACGTCAAAAGGTTCCTTGAATCAAGAGAATATCCAGAGAATGCTACTAATTGTCAGAAGCGAGCACTCAGAAGGCTGTCAAATCACTTTTTCCTCAACGGGGAAGTCCTGTATAAGAGGACCCCAGACTTGGGTCTGTTAAGATGTGTAGATACCACTGAAGCAACCAGATTGCTagaagaaatacatgcaggaaCATGGGACCCCATATGA